ACGGCAGTAGTCGGTCACGCCGACCTCCTCCAGCTCGGCGCGCAGCGGGAAGTCGGCAGGGACGTCGGCCAGGGAGAGCAGCCCGTTGGCAGCGAGGTGGAACATCCTCCCCTCGCGGGCGATGAAGCAGGTGCTGTTGTCGGCGGTGTTGTGGGGGTTGCCGGGCCAGACACTGATGTGCAGTTCCTCGCCCTGCGCGTAGAGGGCGTGACGGGCCTGCGGCATCCAGTTCTCCCAGCAGTTCAGGCCTCCCACCAGGGTGGGGCCCACCTTGTGCACGCGCAGCCCGTTGCCGTCCCCGAGGCCCCAGACCAGTCGTTCCTCGTGGGTGGGCATGAGCTTGCGGTGGGCGCTGACGATGCCGGCGCCGGGGTCGATGGCGACCAGGGTGCAGAACACGGTTCCTCGGGCGGTACCGACTCCTCGTTCCGTGGTGCCGAGGTACACGAAGATGCCCAGGTCTCGTGCGGCTTCGGTGATCTGGGCGAGTTCCGGGCCGTCGAGCTCGACCGCAGCCTGCAGGTACGCGGCGTAGGCGCGCTTCTGCGCTGCGTCGTTGAAGCGGGCGCCGCCCGTGTGCTCCAGCCAGGACGGGTAGCCGGACAGGAAGGTCTCGGGGAAGGCGATCAGCTGTACACCCTGTTCGGCCGCGCTCTCGAGCCAGGCGACGACCTTCTTGGTCGTGGCTGACGAATCGAGCCAGTGCGGCCTGGCCTGTGCGGCGGCAACACGCATGTCGTTGTCTCCTGGGTCGCTTCGATGGGTGAGATGAGCGGCTGACGGGATCAGCCGACGGTGGGCAGGGCGGTCGGCGGACCGAGCGCGGCGGCCCCGCCGGCCATGCTGACTACACTGCGAAGATCTGCGAGCTGTCGGCGAACGCCTTGAACTCCAGGGCGTTACCCGACGGGTCCTTGAGGAACATGGTCCACTGCTCGCCGGGCTGCCCCTCGAACCGCAGACAGGGCTCGATGACAAACGTGGTGTCCGCGGCACGGAGGCGTTCGGCGAGTGCGTGGAAGTCGGGGACGGACAGGACGAGGCCGAAGTGCGGGACGGGTACGTCGTGGCCGTCGACCGGGTTGTGGACCGGCTCGCCACGCGGCGCCAGGTGAGTCACGAGCTGATGGCCACGGAAGTTCCAGTCGATCCAGGTGTCGGAACTGCGGCCCGGGCTGCAGTTCAGGATCTCGCCGTAGAAGCGGCGAGCCGCCGCCAGGTCGTCGACCGGCACGGCCAGGTGGAAGGGCGGGACCGGTCGTTCGTGCGTGGTCACGATTTTTTCCTTCCGTTCGGAAGAGTGGCGGTAGCACTGACAGTGAATGTCTGAATGTTAACATTGCTACATCGAGCAGCAAGGGTGAGCGAAGTGAGTAACCAGAGCGGCATCGCACCGGCCCGCCGACGCGGCATGGCGAACGAGGTCGCAGACCGTGTCCGCGAAGCGATCTTCTCCGGCGTCTACGCACCCGGAGCCCAGCTGCGCGAGGTCGAGTTGGCCACGGCCCTCCAGGTCAGCCGTG
This genomic stretch from Streptomyces deccanensis harbors:
- a CDS encoding VOC family protein, yielding MTTHERPVPPFHLAVPVDDLAAARRFYGEILNCSPGRSSDTWIDWNFRGHQLVTHLAPRGEPVHNPVDGHDVPVPHFGLVLSVPDFHALAERLRAADTTFVIEPCLRFEGQPGEQWTMFLKDPSGNALEFKAFADSSQIFAV
- a CDS encoding carbon-nitrogen hydrolase family protein, whose translation is MRVAAAQARPHWLDSSATTKKVVAWLESAAEQGVQLIAFPETFLSGYPSWLEHTGGARFNDAAQKRAYAAYLQAAVELDGPELAQITEAARDLGIFVYLGTTERGVGTARGTVFCTLVAIDPGAGIVSAHRKLMPTHEERLVWGLGDGNGLRVHKVGPTLVGGLNCWENWMPQARHALYAQGEELHISVWPGNPHNTADNSTCFIAREGRMFHLAANGLLSLADVPADFPLRAELEEVGVTDYCRGGSAVAAPDGTWIVEPVVDEERLVIADLDFAKVREERQNFDPAGHYSRPDVFAVEVDRRRREASHFRD